One part of the Salvelinus fontinalis isolate EN_2023a chromosome 4, ASM2944872v1, whole genome shotgun sequence genome encodes these proteins:
- the LOC129853278 gene encoding zinc finger protein 462-like isoform X1, which translates to MEEDSGRLDKSDQMTHGQPASQQSMSPSQSFQCNHCVLLFKSKYFLLEHMKKVHGVDVDPSQNYGSFNPSESSTQPHSSTLYNNSEESFSCRHCMFTSSSWSVLIKHERTNHKVSVNRTLKTQKRYLRGKLLNAKVPLPGKKNQHNVSSLQRKHGEVGRLNFPISKSTSKTINIPSSSLLLENLQTQVGSSENISKFKIAHGSSLNSSQLKLPNLSRPSRAHDVTLMSHAPFLSYDQDGGKGVSKVTEERSHTESEQKGSHCCSLCNFSATWLEDLHTHQRSEHSYLFYSMGLSLLDGTATEQRDPKPETYKEMSLTEPLANATKKRMHDDTALSPAKKKIKTSPESTVIQSKLSGGTAFTFEVSEDEEGDSWRTELDASGTEKDEHDQLENRESRDKQKILYRCKHCDYSHKSSRSLSTHYQRMHPYIRNDFQYIINPDDWTATFRCLECPVEFATPDDLKKHYRDHHPEAPDVFMMRSDQLDLVYKCFACPFTISNGKYLKPHYKNKHPKLKMSSPLMYCSFTAKPSKDEPSKSHLGQTSNLKNAEVVSPERSLTPCKETVNINSTPPKECSASMGVDEELYHCKHCAFSNKSVVVVLVHYQKSHPKSGLTIDDIKQESLATSREAKDETQAFPQNMVLEPFKLPEVKSPNMSLFKPDIAQDDVENMFFCQHCNYGNLTVRGVLNHQRSRHSDLNASVEQIHFHTAEVHSQSKVSQGIGIVSHSTPLQKDLEQEHVLKPFKLPEVKSNTSPPISNASQADDESLYFCQFCGYCNSTVRGVMNHQKLRHSTRKSTAKRIMKHTAVIRSNPKLRGGLNHQKLRHSHLKVTADKVIKHTAEAHGQSEKLQSTGFDSSNSSLKSTVENEIADLFFCQYCNYGNPRVIGVLNHQKLRHRCLQTSTSQILQYTSELRSQKDTSQSAGFDSSLLTSDIGNEARNLFFCQFCNYGHPSMRGILNHQKRRHSELQTTPGDIFRHTAEVGGQTEKSKKSKRVNLTKSSHILPLPLVTEEAVLFCQLCNYSNRTMRVVVEHQRKRHPDLKATAKQILEYTAMILSQTSKSPNSSFLTSDVVQEVLDKFFCQYCDYNNPTVRGIFNHQSKMHCDLETNAAQILRHTVVVREQTEKSQPKAVNSPNSPHLLSHPLLKDEVEHMFFCQLCNYSNPTVIGVLNHKRKRHLDMKPTAKQILEYTATVLGQMNKSHPVQRNLLNSSQEEERKLFYCQHCDYDSPTVRGVLNHQKLRHSDLKATADQVVRYTATVPGPNKKSTMQQPNMSSMKVSQSRKQKAALLRSLKCRKCSYTTPHIYLLKRHLRNNHQEKAPITTIIHWAYQDGHLQEGYHCEWCACSHTEAKGLLRHYRQHHPDKKTGLESIILRLHAGPKTSRSKKTKPNPEHNEKHDPIILRFGDVPKTTPSFQTGGGDTKVYPCRACPFKATSMGGISSHYRAVHPWSVKEDGSVLDVISSRQTQEPEVHEQLDVHETLSSSETYRCPVCSGEFNTLHGMSTHCGKKHPEYDMKVHEQLDVHETSKPNQRYRCPVCSGEFNNLHGMLTHCGKKHPEYDTSTYEREPEAEPSTSEGTLVFKCSICPYVNSHAHGVLTHCQMRHPAVKARTERLEQEIVHFTDPNECLKVRSGKRMGLAGFRCNMCPVIHAKFKKLKAHYEMDHKRSAANIFKPALKQSAAIKKQLLSKYRGSQTSIAQAAILKNGKSIIVKCHLCKYLCTTKKGLACHLRINHSTVAPIEDKEFSYKCALCSYTTSICKYLAAHYRRQHGNAAFTNHFVPAFRPHCILPNSLDHKASLSQETKSPGEKISCSRCFFQCLSEKGLVSHYAICHPGVSPSKHKSSKLSPNNTLHSPPKPRNHPQQQKPVCKLFDPQCEKGKTLRPVKCKKCVKLSFNSNLLLSIHYTNFHNEDFTQDFTILSKTSEDGTEFYRCGYCNLQIQGSADLCSHLDHHNEEFQKLANGQKRKQHLSAPPPKTKPVKQERQELHEVLTAEESDSHWIVTQVESVTTGMGPLVSPSPVPSTTKPEGWSVGEECNHCGRTFMSLKGLRSHERSHAATAALKRLDNVPHQQKQMFDRHIRHRPGTIKPFHCGLCRYRTNILSLLKNHLLKVHGAQDPSKNLPSSVTCSENKEHTLRAAEETQNLPEPQEGNQMSDDSEESDPTEKPVYSEPPDVQRQLNHYRQVAQAKASSNAPSPQTTRTTQDGLFVCEFCIYTSTHIKSMRRHYINRHNGKRLVRCKDCSFFTGFRKKLDMHIETAHASSPTEAPKELHCPLCLYHTKNKNRMIDHIVLHREQPVAPIEVRRPKLSRYLEGIVFRCHKCTFTSSSDKKLLLHMLKHDDIKPYKCRLCYFDCTQLSELEAHLCDKHQVVRNHELVGQVHLEELETRLSRVNEEGEQFMDCEETQGQQDEVNKDADNEVAENTAQNSEFQDFSNDENQEGQYKQSYEKLENEDKEKVEEHLMDCEEENQEPGEMDIEEQNNQYHEMPVLKDEACSYHEMPVLENEEGKEETHSNHGETQENEEAVKTDRLKPECDNKPEQGSEQDEKYEENPKSGEKQDHEVEENKENGNTSSPKDASTTLKIIPVTRNEKALSCELCGRTLMNSTDLERHVMRHGL; encoded by the exons atggaggaag ATTCCGGGCGTCTCGACAAGTCTGATCAAATGACCCACGGTCAACCAGCCTCTCAACAATCCATGTCTCCAAGTCAGTCATTCCAGTGTAACCATTGTGTCCTCCTATTCAAGTCAAAATATTTCCTCCTTGAACACATGAAGAAGGTGCATGGCGTTGATGTGGATCCTTCACAAAATTATGGGAGTTTTAATCCCTCAGAGAGTTCCACACAACCTCACAGTAGCACTCTCTACAACAATTCAGAGGAGAGTTTCTCTTGCCGGCATTGTATGTTTACATCTTCCAGTTGGTCTGTTCTTATCAAACATGAAAGAACAAATCACAAGGTTTCGGTAAACAGGACCCTGAAAACACAAAAACGGTATTTAAGGGGCAAGCTGCTTAATGCCAAAGTGCCACTGCCAGGGAAGAAGAACCAACACAATGTGTCAAGTCTCCAACGCAAACACGGGGAAGTGGGGAGATTGAATTTCCCGATATCTAAGTCTACCTCAAAAACCATAAACATTCCTAGCTCTAGTCTATTGCTGGAGAACCTGCAAACTCAAGTGGGATCCTCAGAAAATATTTCCAAATTCAAAATTGCGCATGGGTCATCTTTAAATTCCTCACAACTGAAGTTGCCCAACCTCTCAAGGCCATCACGAGCGCATGATGTGACCCTCATGTCACATGCGCCTTTCCTTAGCTATGACCAAGACGGTGGTAAAGGTGTCTCTAAAGTAACTGAAGAGAGATCTCATACAGAAAGTGAACAGAAGGGCTCTCACTGCTGCTCACTCTGCAACTTTTCTGCAACTTGGCTAGAAGATCTTCACACTCACCAGCGAAGTGAGCACAGTTACCTTTTTTACAGCATGGGGCTAAGTCTGCTGGACGGAACAGCGACAGAACAGCGGGATCCCAAACCTGAAACGTATAAAGAAATGTCACTAACAGAGCCATTGGCTAATGCCACCAAGAAGAGGATGCATGATGACACCGCTTTGAGTCCTGCTAAGAAAAAGATCAAAACAAGCCCTGAAAGTACAGTCATCCAAAGCAAGCTGTCAGGGGGCACTGCTTTCACCTTTGAGGTTAGCGAGGATGAAGAGGGGGATTCCTGGAGAACTGAACTAGATGCCTCAGGAACTGAAAAAGATGAGCATGATCAATTGGAAAATAGAGAAAGCAGGGACAAACAAAAAATACTTTATCGTTGCAAACATTGTGACTACAGTCACAAGTCATCTCGCAGTTTGAGCACCCATTACCAGAGAATGCACCCTTACATCAGGAATGACTTTCAGTACATCATTAATCCAGATGATTGGACTGCCACCTTCCGTTGCTTGGAGTGTCCTGTTGAGTTTGCCACCCCTGATGACCTCAAGAAGCACTATAGGGATCATCACCCAGAAGCTCCAGATGTGTTCATGATGCGATCAGATCAGCTTGATTTGGTGTACAAGTGCTTTGCCTGCCCATTCACCATTTCTAATGGCAAATACTTGAAACCCCATTACAAAAACAAACATCCAAAACTGAAAATGAGCAGTCCTTTAATGTACTGCAGTTTTACTGCCAAGCCTTCTAAAGACGAACCCTCTAAATCACATTTAGGGCAAACCTCCAACCTAAAGAATGCAGAGGTTGTCTCTCCTGAGAGGTCTCTGACCCCGTGTAAAGAAACTGTTAATATCAACTCTACACCCCCAAAAGAATGTTCTGCTTCCATGGGAGTGGATGAGGAACTGTACCACTGCAAACATTGTGCCTTCAGCAATAAGTCAGTGGTTGTTGTGCTTGTCCACTACCAAAAAAGCCATCCGAAGTCAGGATTGACAATTGATGACATAAAACAAGAATCTCTTGCCACTTCCAGGGAAGCTAAGGACGAAACACAGGCGTTTCCTCAAAATATGGTTTTGGAACCATTCAAACTCCCAGAAGTAAAGTCCCCCAACATGTCCCTCTTTAAACCCGATATTGCACAGGACGATGTAGAGAACATGTTTTTCTGCCAGCATTGCAACTATGGCAACCTCACAGTGAGGGGGGTGTTGAATCACCAAAGGTCAAGACACAGTGATCTCAATGCTTCTGTTGAACAGATCCATTTCCATACTGCGGAGGTTCATAGTCAAAGCAAAGTGTCACAGGGCATAGGAATAGTCTCACATAGCACTCCCCTCCAAAAAGATTTAGAACAGGAACATGTTTTAAAGCCATTCAAACTCCCAGAAGTTAAGTCTAACACATCCCCTCCCATATCCAATGCTTCGCAGGCAGATGATGAGAGTTTGTATTTCTGCCAGTTTTGTGGCTATTGCAACTCCACAGTGAGAGGCGTTATGAATCATCAGAAGTTGAGACACAGTACTCGTAAGTCAACTGCTAAACGGATCATGAAACATACTGCTGTGATTCGTAGCAACCCCAAATTGAGAGGGGGTTTGAATCATCAGAAGTTAAGACACAGTCATCTCAAGGTGACTGCCGATAAGGTCATCAAGCACACTGCTGAGGCTCATGGTCAAAGTGAAAAGCTTCAGTCTACTGGATTTGACTCATCAAACTCCTCTCTCAAATCCACTGTTGAGAACGAGATAGCTGACTTGTTTTTTTGCCAGTACTGCAACTATGGCAACCCCAGAGTTATAGGGGTTTTGAATCATCAGAAATTAAGACATCGTTGTCTTCAGACATCAACTAGTCAGATCCTTCAATATACATCTGAGCTTCGTAGTCAGAAAGATACATCTCAGTCTGCTGGATTtgactcctctctcctcacatctGATATTGGAAATGAGGCAAGAAACTTGTTTTTCTGCCAGTTTTGCAACTATGGGCATCCCTCAATGAGAGGAATTTTAAATCATCAAAAGAGAAGACACAGTGAACTCCAAACAACACCTGGCGACATCTTCAGGCATACTGCTGAGGTTGGAGGGCAAACCGAAAAATCCAAAAAGTCTAAGAGAGTCAACTTGACAAAGTCTTCTCACATCTTACCTCTTCCTCTTGTGACAGAAGAGGCTGTGTTATTCTGTCAGCTTTGCAACTATAGCAATCGCACCATGAGGGTGGTTGTGGAACATCAAAGGAAAAGACACCCAGATCTTAAAGCAACTGCTAAACAAATCCTTGAATATACTGCTATGATTTTGTCCCAAACTAGCAAATCGCCTAACTCATCTTTCTTAACATCTGATGTTGTCCAAGAAGTGTTAGATAAGTTCTTCTGCCAATATTGTGACTATAACAATCCCACAGTGAGGGGGATTTTTAATCATCAAAGTAAAATGCATTGTGATCTTGAAACAAACGCTGCGCAGATCTTAAGGCATACTGTTGTCGTCCGAGAGCAAACCGAAAAATCTCAGCCAAAAGCAGTGAACTCACCTAACTCTCCTCACCTCTTGTCTCATCCTCTTTTGAAGGATGAGGTTGAACACATGTTTTTCTGTCAGCTTTGCAACTATAGCAATCCAACGGTGATAGGGGTTTTGAATCATAAAAGGAAAAGACACCTTGATATGAAGCCAACTGCTAAGCAAATCCTTGAATATACTGCTACTGTTTTGGGCCAAATGAACAAATCCCACCCAGTACAAAGAAACTTGCTTAACTCATcccaagaagaagagagaaagttGTTTTACTGCCAGCATTGTGACTATGACAGTCCGACAGTTAGGGGGGTTTTGAATCATCAGAAATTAAGACATAGTGATCTGAAGGCAACTGCGGATCAGGTTGTCAGGTATACTGCTACTGTTCCCGGCCCAAATAAAAAATCAACAATGCAACAGCCTAACATGTCCTCAATGAAAGTCTCACAATCTCGCAAGCAGAAAGCTGCACTGCTCAGGTCCTTGAAGTGCCGCAAATGCTCTTATACAACTCCCCATATATATCTTTTGAAAAGACATCTGAGGAATAACCACCAAGAGAAAGCCCCGATCACTACGATTATACATTGGGCTTACCAAGATGGCCATTTACAGGAAGGTTATCACTGTGAGTGGTGTGCTTGTTCTCATACTGAAGCGAAGGGACTCCTCCGGCACTACCGGCAACATCATCCAGATAAAAAAACTGGACTTGAATCCATCATCCTGAGGTTACATGCCGGCCCTAAGACCTCTCGATCTAAAAAAACGAAGCCTAATCCAGAACACAATGAAAAACATGATCCGATTATCCTCAGGTTTGGGGATGTTCCAAAGACCACTCCATCTTTTCAGACCGGAGGAGGTGACACAAAAGTCTATCCATGCCGAGCGTGCCCCTTTAAGGCTACTTCCATGGGGGGTATAAGCAGCCACTACCGTGCAGTTCATCCATGGTCTGTCAAGGAAGATGGGTCTGTGTTAGATGTCATTAGTAGTAGGCAGACCCAAGAACCGGAGGTCCATGAACAGCTTGATGTTCATGAAACCTTGAGTTCAAGCGAGACATATCGGTGCCCTGTCTGTTCCGGAGAGTTCAACACCCTCCATGGTATGTCTACTCATTGTGGAAAGAAACATCCGGAATATGATATGAAAGTCCATGAACAGCTTGATGTTCATGAAACTTCAAAGCCAAACCAGCGATATAGGTGCCCCGTCTGTTCCGGAGAGTTCAACAACCTCCATGGTATGTTAACTCATTGTGGTAAGAAACATCCGGAATATGATACATCAACTTATGAAAGGGAACCTGAAGCGGAACCTAGTACAAGTGAGGGGACTCTGGTATTCAAGTGCTCAATCTGTCCGTATGTGAACTCTCATGCTCATGGTGTTCTAACTCACTGCCAGATGAGGCATCCAGCCGTCAAAGCCAGAACTGAGAGACTTGAACAAGAAATTGTACACTTCACTGACCCAAATGAATGCCTGAAAGTCCGATCGGGTAAGCGGATGGGATTGGCTGGCTTCAGGTGCAATATGTGTCCAGTCATCCATGCAAAATTCAAGAAGTTGAAGGCTCACTATGAGATGGATCACAAACGATCTGCCGCAAATATATTCAAACCGGCTTTGAAACAATCCGCTGCCATTAAAAAACAATTGCTCTCCAAATACAGAGGCTCCCAGACCTCAATTGCCCAGGCTGCCATTTTAAAAAATGGAAAATCCATCATAGTCAAGTGCCACCTTTGCAAGTACCTTTGCACCACTAAAAAGGGCCTTGCCTGTCATCTTCGCATTAACCACAGTACAGTGGCTCCAATTGAGGACAAAGAGTTTTCCTATAAGTGTGCACTGTGCTCGTATACAACTTCGATTTGTAAATACCTTGCAGCCCACTATAGGAGGCAACATGGCAATGCTGCTTTCACCAACCACTTTGTTCCAGCATTCAGACCTCACTGCATTCTTCCAAACTCACTGGACCATAAGGCTTCTTTAAGTCAGGAAACCAAATCACCTGGTGAGAAGATAAGCTGTTCTCGCTGTTTTTTCCAATGTCTTAGTGAAAAGGGCCTGGTCTCCCATTATGCGATTTGCCACCCAGGAGTCTCTCCCAGCAAGCACAAATCTAGCAAACTTAGCCCGAATAACACACTGCACTCTCCCCCCAAGCCTAGAAATCATCCCCAGCAACAGAAACCTGTATGCAAATTATTTGATCCACAATGTGAGAAAGGCAAAACATTGCGTCCAGTTAAATGCAAGAAATGCGTGAAGTTATCTTTCAACTCAAATCTGCTGCTAAGTATCCACTACACCAATTTCCACAACGAAGATTTCACACAAGACTTCACTATACTTTCAAAGACTTCAGAGGATGGCACAGAATTCTACAGATGTGGATACTGTAACCTCCAAATCCAGGGCAGTGCGGACCTCTGCTCCCATCTCGACCATCATAATGAGGAGTTTCAGAAGCTGGCAAATGGACAGAAGAGGAAACAACACCTCAGTGCCCCACCGCCAAAGACCAAGCCTGTTAAG cAGGAAAGACAAGAACTGCACGAGGTTCTGACAGCAGAGGAATCGGACAGTCATTGGATTGTGACACAGGTGGAATCTGTTACAACAGGGATGGGTCCACTGGTGTCCCCTTCCCCTGTCCCATCGACAACAAAACCAGAGGggtggtcagtaggagaggagtGCAACCACTGCGGGCGAACTTTCATGTCTTTGAAAGGTTTACGCTCACATGAGCGGAGCCATGCAGCTACAGCAGCGCTCAAACGGCTGGACAATGTACCTCATCAACAGAAGCAGAT GTTTGACCGCCATATTAGACATCGACCCGGGACCATCAAACCCTTCCACTGTGGGCTCTGTCGTTACAGAACTAACATCTTGAGCCTCTTGAAGAATCATCTGCTCAAAGTACATGGCG CTCAGGACCCATCCAAGAACCTCCCTTCCTCCGTGACCTGTAGCGAGAACAAGGAACACACCCTGAGGGCTGCTGAAGAGACCCAGAACCTGCCAGAACCTCAAGAAGGCAACCAAATGTCTGATGATTCTGAGGAATCAGACCCCACTGAAA AACCAGTATACTCGGAGCCCCCAGATGTGCAGAGGCAGCTCAACCACTACAGGCAGGTGGCTCAGGCCAAGGCCTCTAGCAACGCTCCAAGCCCACAGACCACCAGGACCACTCAAGATGGCTTATTCGTCTGTGAGTTTTGTATCTACACCTCAACACACATCAAGAGTATGCGTCGACACTACATAAATCGCCACAATGGGAAAAGGCTCGTGAGGTGCAAGGACTGCTCATTTTTCACAGGCTTCAG GAAGAAGTTGGATATGCACATAGAGACGGCACATGCCAGTAGCCCAACAGAAGCTCCGAAGGAGCTACACTGCCCTCTCTGTCTTTACCACACCAAAAACAAAAACCGCATGATCGACCACATCGTCCTCCATCGTG agcAGCCAGTGGCCCCTATAGAGGTGCGTCGTCCGAAGCTGTCGCGATATCTCGAGGGCATCGTGTTCCGCTGCCACAAGTGTACCTTCACCAGTTCCAGTGACAAGAAACTGCTACTGCACATGCTCAAGCACGACGATATCAAGCCCTACAAATGCAGACTGTGCTACTTCGACTGCACACAGCTGAGCGAGTTGGAGGCACACCTGTGCGATAAACACCAG GTTGTGAGGAACCATGAGCTGGTGGGACAGGTCCATCTGGAGGAACTGGAAACAAGACTGAGCAGAGTCAATGAGGAGGGAGAACAATTCATGGACTGTGAGGAGACCCAAGGGCAACAAGATGAGGTGAACAAAGATGCCGATAATGAGGTGGCAGAGAACACAGCCCAAAACAGTGAATTCCAGGATTTTAGTAATGACGAGAACCAAGAGGGACAATATAAGCAATCCTATGAGAAGCTAGAGAATGAGGACAAGGAGAAGGTCGAGGAACATTTAATGGACTGTGAGGAGGAGAACCAAGAACCTGGAGAGATGGACATAGAAGAACAAAACAACCAATATCATGAGATGCCAGTGCTTAAAGATGAAGCCTGCAGCTATCACGAGATGCCAGTGCTTGAAAATGAAGAGGGCAAAGAGGAAACGCACAGTAATCATGGTGAGACACAGGAAAATGAGGAGGCAGTGAAGACTGACCGTCTAAAACCTGAGTGCGATAATAAACCGGAGCAAGGGTCTGAACAGGATGAAAAATATGAAGAAAACCCCAAGAGTGGCGAGAAGCAAGATCACGAGGTGGAGGAAAACAAGGAAAATGGCAACACATCTTCACCAAAAG ATGCCTCCACTACCTTGAAGATAATTCCAGTGACCAGAAATGAGAAAGCACTTTCCTGCGAGCTCTGTGGCCGAACTCTCATGAACAGCACTGACCTGGAACGGCATGTGATGCGCCATGGCTTGTAA